One window of Stigmatopora nigra isolate UIUO_SnigA chromosome 14, RoL_Snig_1.1, whole genome shotgun sequence genomic DNA carries:
- the ppid gene encoding peptidyl-prolyl cis-trans isomerase D encodes MSHPAPTKKPSNSENPRVFFDVDIGGARAGRIVFELFADITPKTAENFRALCTGEKGLGKSTEKPLHFKGCPFHRIIKKFMIQGGDFSNQNGTGGESIYGEKFEDENFHYKHDQVGLLSMANAGPNTNGSQFFITTVPTPHLDGKHVIFGQVLKGMGVVKMLEAIDTNDDNPVKPCVIADCGEHKEGDSWGAASADATGDAHHDFPEDSDVDFKDVDKVLSVAEDIKKIGNNLFKSQDWNAAVNKYNKAIRYLEVCADVMQENEAGESPSQKKLEPAVLSCYLNTAACKLKLQLWQEAMDSCNEAMELDKSNTKALFRRAQAWQGLKEFSQAMTDLKTAQGIAPEDKAISNEMKRVQLQVQKEKEREKKIYAKMFA; translated from the exons ATGTCTCATCCAGCGCCCACTAAAAAGCCGTCTAACTCAGAAAACCCTCGCGTTTTCTTTGACGTTGACATCGGTGGTGCTAGAG ctgGCCGAATAGTTTTTGAACTATTTGCAGACATCACTCCGAAGACGGCAGAGAACTTCCGAGCCCTCTGCACGGGAGAGAAAGGCTTGGGAAAGTCCACCGAAAAACCTCTACACTTTAAAGGATGCCCTTTCCACCGAA TCATCAAGAAGTTTATGATCCAGGGAGGTGACTTCTCCAATCAGAACGGTACTGGAGGCGAGAGCATTTATGGCGAGAAGTTTGAGGATGAGAACTTCCACTACAAG CATGACCAAGTTGGCTTGCTGAGCATGGCCAATGCCGGGCCCAACACCAACGGCTCGCAGTTCTTCATCACCACGGTGCCCACGCCGCACCTGGATGGCAAACATGTGATCTTCGGGCAAGTGCTGAAAGGGATGGGTGTGGTCAAAATGCTGGAAGCCATCGACACCAATGACGACAATCCCGTCAAG ccTTGCGTGATCGCCGACTGCGGCGAGCACAAGGAAGGCGACAGCTGGGGTGCCGCCTCGGCTGACGCCACGGGTGATGCCCATCACGATTTCCCTGAGGATTCGGATGTTGACTTCAAAGAT gtgGACAAAGTTTTGTCTGTAGCTGAGGACATTAAGAAGATTGGAAACAACCTTTTTAAGAGTCAAGATTGGAACGCTGCTGTGAACAAATATAACAAAGCTATCAG GTATTTAGAGGTGTGTGCTGACGTTATGCAGGAGAATGAGGCCGGGGAATCTCCATCACAAAAGAAGCTGGAGCCCGCCGTCCTCAGCTGCTACCTCAACACTGCTGCTTGCAAACTAAAGCTCCAATTGTGGCAGGAGGCCATGGACAGTTGCAATGAG GCTATGGAGTTGGATAAGAGCAACACCAAGGCTCTTTTCCGCAGGGCGCAGGCATGGCAGGGCCTCAAGGAATTCAGCCAAGCCATG ACTGACCTGAAGACAGCTCAGGGAATCGCTCCAGAGGATAAAG CCATC
- the spmip2 gene encoding protein SPMIP2, with translation MQKSKKVKGTGQRIIFTGPNGIGNYRPKRVCSPQFVGMGPWSPVATSNLSYLWRAAPHAPPPLAKQGFVGEVGWCWQYSSTLNDSTLRSGMQIRKSEIRLEAEDRAKNKFLDIEDRIVFPMTASTIVLTDKLTLNQQSPLNTNTDTGSDNTNSSSNTI, from the exons atgCAGAAGAGCAAAAAGGTTAAAGGTACTGGACAGAGGATTATTTTTACAG GTCCTAATGGTATTGGCAACTACCGGCCAAAGCGCGTTTGTTCCCCGCAGTTTGTGGGAATGGGTCCTTGGTCCCCGGTGGCTACGAGCAACTTGTCTTACCTGTGGAGGGCAGCGCCCCATGCGCCCCCGCCTTTGGCCAAACAGGGCTTTGTGGGTGAGGTGGGCTGGTGTTGGCAATATAGTTCCACGTTGAACGACAGCACACTTCGCAGCGGCATGCAAATTCGG AAAAGCGAAATAAGATTGGAAGCGGAGGATCGCGCAAAGAACAAGTTTCTGGACATTGA AGACAGGATTGTCTTCCCAATGACCGCCTCAACCATCGTCTTAACAGATAAATTGACCCTAAACCAGCAAAGCCCGCTAAATACCAACACTGACACTGGTTCTGATAACACAAATAGTTCATCAAATACAATTTGA